The proteins below come from a single Micromonas commoda chromosome 8, complete sequence genomic window:
- a CDS encoding predicted protein gives MELNPFAMPKGDTVEEMRETLRRMELREKAHQQSLSVFEKTTFVSRQGGTMAAALAEVSSPRGIGDGENLIGGTRTNEELIADTLRRGEGHGRENLKDFISKKREIFLTQMSLDVKQAEIRKLEERALRREEALTRSEQMLEEDALRFEGFLKENDLKVQEAIRAGEAETKQKNDRVQEIKRINAQMTVIKTELSKTRDRLDDCRRYKTFLDDITDPEFFAAVGDAKRMRREERRRKRQAERDAYAAMVDAIGLADQEIPEKERALEEAKRKGRKAEAAAQLELEAAIKAAQDAREAVDAEPSPPGTPENDDSDSEVPMYFTSPRQLPEIYGQLEEANLFLIQNAQETEDILEDLKNKEREVRARMDAENASLRTQVEQLEAQIEREEAKADALLNGAAKTRSKKKSGPLSNVAPAPGSDVSLERLDEKTAEVYARAGFAPDPSISTIQMLTNMEMRLERYLADADVMPAAFVAEEEKRLERDRRAKQRIINLELEKIAAEERRAKSIAKANEPVKKRTGKPLMTRSLPPSRKKKEATEKLDPEVEELNRFLAMDF, from the coding sequence ATGGAGCTCAACCCTTTCGCGATGCCCAAGGGAGACACGGTGGAGGAAATGCGCGAGACGCTTCGGCGCATGGAACTCCGGGAGAAGGCCCATCAGCAGTCTCTCAGCGTGTTTGAGAAGACAACCTTCGTGTCTCGGCAGGGCGGgacgatggccgccgcgctcgcggaggtttCCTCACCCCGCGGGATCGGTGACGGCGAAAATCTCATAGGAGGCACGCGCACCAACGAGGAACTCATCGCGGATACTCTGCGAAGGGGCGAGGGCCACGGCAGGGAGAACCTGAAAGACTTCATCTCCAAGAAGCGGGAGATCTTCCTCACCCAGATGTCGCTCGACGTCAAGCAAGCCGAGATTcgcaagctcgaggagcgcgcgctgcgcaggGAGGAGGCACTGACTCGATCGGAGCAGATGTTGGAAGAGGATGCGCTGCGTTTCGAAGGTTTCCTGAAGGAGAACGACCTGAAGGTACAGGAGgcgatccgcgcgggcgaggcggagacCAAGCAGAAGAACGACCGCGTGCAGGAGATTAAGCGAATCAACGCTCAGATGACCGTGATCAAGACCGAGCTCTCCAAGACGAGGGACAGGCTGGACGACTGCCGCAGGTACAAGACGTTCCTCGATGACATCACGGACCCCGAGttcttcgcggcggttgGCGACGCTAAGCGCATGCGGCGGGAGGAGAGGCGCCGGAAGAGACaggcggagagggacgcgtacgcggcgatggtggaCGCCATCGGTTTGGCGGACCAGGAGATTCCCGAGAAGGAGCGTGccctggaggaggcgaagcggAAGGGTCgcaaggctgaggcggcggcgcagctcgagctcgaggcggcgatcaaggctgcgcaggacgcgagggaggcggttGACGCGGAGCCCTCAcccccggggacgccggAGAATGACGACTCGGACAGCGAGGTGCCGATGTACTTCACCTCCCCGAGGCAGCTCCCGGAGATCTACGGGCagctggaggaggccaaCCTGTTCCTCATTCAGAACGCGCAGGAGACGGAGGACATCTTGGAGGATTTGAAGAACAAGGAGAGGGAGGTCCGGGCGAGGATGGATGCCGAGAACGCGTCGCTGAGGACGCAGGttgagcagctcgaggcgcaaatcgaacgcgaggaggccaaggctgacgcgCTCCTCAACGGGGCGGCCAAGACGCGGAGCAAGAAAAAGTCGGGTCCCCTGTcgaacgtcgcgccggcgcctgGTTCCGACGTTTCGTTGGAGCGGCTCGACGAGAAGACGGCGGAGGTGTACGCCCGAGCGGGGTTCGCGCCGGATCCGTCCATATCCACCATACAGATGTTGACGAACATGGAGATGCGTTTGGAGCGgtacctcgcggacgcggacgtgatgcccgcggcgttcgtggcGGAGGAAGAGAAACGTCTGGAGCGCGACAGGCGAGCGAAGCAGAGGATCATCAACCTCGAGCTGgagaagatcgccgcggaggagcgcaggGCGAAGAGCATCGCCAAGGCGAACGAGCCCGTGAAGAAACGCACGGGCAAGCCCCTGATGACTCGTTCGCTTccgccgtcgaggaagaAGAAAGAGGCGACGGAGAAGCTGGACCCAgaggtggaggagctcaacAGGTTCTTAGCGATGGACTTTTGA
- a CDS encoding oxoprolinase family protein (Has Hydantoinase_A_N, _A and _B domains; the Hydantoinase_B family includes N-methylhydaintoinase B which converts hydantoin to N-carbamyl-amino acids, and 5-oxoprolinase (OPLA_RAT)which catalyses the formation of L-glutamate from 5-oxo-L-proline): protein MGTTKQRDFRFCIDRGGTFTDVYAEVPDGSPPSEGKKSSFRTLKLLSEDPANYESAPREGIRRILEEVTGETIPRDAPVPTDRIEWIRMGTTVATNALLEREGARSALVVTEGFGDLLAIGNQARPDIFDLEIKRPSRLYERVVEAAERVRLFSGVDGGGSSESEATTEGLKIVTGVTGEAMLVERPLDVESLRPKLQALLDEGIRSLAVVLMHSYAFPDHEAAVGKLAAEMGFTQVSLSSALVPMVRAVPRGHTASVDSYLTPCIREYLDTFLRGFDDGLRDGVKVSFMQSDGGLTPAERFTGYKAILSGPAGGVVGYAITTRAETTQPVIGFDMGGTSTDVSRFDATYEQVTETETAGVTVQAPQLDINTVAAGGGSRLTFRSGTFRVGPESVGSQPGPVCYRKGGANLAVTDANLLLGRVLPEYFPKIFGADEDEPLDAASTRSAFEAEAQKINRELGLTGTDQEMSVEEVALGYVKVANEAMCRPIRQITESKGFDTASHVLAAFGGAGPQHACAIARSLGMSTVFVHRFCGILSAYGMGLADVVAETQRPFAGSYPMIGGGVKGVNPAPADARAAADELAERCLLELVSQGFDREEECECEVFLNLRYEGTDTAIMVPEPEDGDFARAFGERFEREYGFKLVGRDLLIDDVRVRGIGKSTLLQRVKIPNLSEGKFPGNLPDPDSVARVYFEGGWREAPVFLLEQLGAGALLEGPCVVMNGTATCIIEPGCVAEVTEYGDLKIAVDVVKDEKSKDDEKSTEVVLDSSKKDQKDSSKIPDAVQLSIFNNRFMGIAEQMGRTLQRTSVSTNIKERLDFSCALFGPDGGLVANAPHVPVHLGAMSETVRWQLKHWAENGGLDEGDVLVTNHPRAGGSHLPDITVVTPVFRNGELVFLVASRGHHADVGGITPGSMPPFSRTIADEGAAIEAFKLVRGGTYDEEGITALLTSPSTGSPGTRKLADNLSDLNAQVAANRRGIGLIQELMDEWGERTVTDYMGHVQDNAELAVRDMLREAAERLASRFGTVPGDPSKVALAAEDKMDDGSVVRLTLTLDRTEGGAVFDFTGTGGEVLGNWNAPPAVTCAAVIYCVRCLVNQEIPLNQGCLKPIEIIIPEGSFLSPSETAAVVGGNVLTSQRVTDVCLAAFEACANSQGCMNNLTFGDDTFGYYETIAGGAGAGPAWDGASGVQCHMTNTRITDPEILERRYPVVLRRFSLRRGSGGAGEHAGGDGVVREIEFLRPVTVSVLTERRVFAPRGMNGGEDGLMGRNTLMRALDGKEVNLGNKNSVKVRAGDLLRIATPGGGGFGAKPKEK from the coding sequence ATGGGGACCACCAAGCAGAGAGATTTCAGGTTCTGCATAGACAGAGGCGGCACCTTCACCGACGTGTACGCCGAGGTTCCCGATGGTTCCCCCCCATCGGAGGGCAAAAAGTCCAGCTTCCGCACGCTCAAGCTGCTTTCGGAGGATCCCGCCAACTACGAAAGCGCTCCGAGAGAGGGGATACGGCGCATCCTCGAGGAGGTGACGGGCGAGAcgatcccgcgcgacgcgcccgtgccCACCGACCGCATCGAGTGGATCCGCATGGGCACGAcggtcgcgacgaacgcgctgctggagcgcgagggcgctcgaTCCGCGCTCGTGGTCACCGAGGGGTTCGGTGACCTCCTCGCCATCGGAAACCAGGCGAGGCCCGACATCTTCGACCTCGAGATCAAGCGACCGAGCCGGCTGTACGAGCGGGTGGTGGAGGCGGCCGAGCGCGTGAGGCTCTTTTCCGGGGTTGACGGAGGAGGTTCTTCAGAGTCCGAGGCTACTACGGAGGGACTCAAAATCGTGACCGGGGTGACGGGCGAGGCGATGCTGGTGGAGCGTCCACTGGACGTGGAGTCGCTCCGTCCCAAGCTCCAGGCCTTGCTGGACGAGGGGATacgctcgctcgcggtggtgctGATGCACTCGTACGCGTTCCCCGACCACGAAGCGGCGGTTGGGAAGTTGGCTGCCGAGATGGGCTTCACGCAAGTCAGCCTGTCCTCGGCGCTCGTGCCCATGGTTCGCGCGGTACCCCGCGGCcacaccgcgagcgtcgactCGTACCTCACGCCGTGCATCCGCGAGTACCTCGACACGTTCCTCCGGGGTTTCGACGACGGCCTGAGGGACGGGGTGAAGGTGAGCTTCATGCAGTCAGACGGCGGCCTCACGCCGGCGGAGCGCTTCACGGGGTACAAGGCGATTCTCTCGGGTCCCGCGGGCGGTGTCGTCGGGTACGCGATCACCACCAGGGCGGAGACCACCCAACCGGTCATCGGGTTCGACATGGGGGGCACGTCCACGGACGTCTCCAGGTTCGACGCGACGTACGAGCAGGTGACcgagacggagacggcggggGTGACGGTGCAGGCGCCGCAGCTGGACATCaacaccgtcgccgcggggggaggATCGAGGCTCACGTTCAGGTCAGGGACTTTCAGGGTCGGACCGGAGTCTGTTGGATCCCAGCCCGGGCCGGTGTGCTACAGGAaaggcggcgcgaacctcgcggtgACGGACGCCAACCTGCTGCTGGGCAGGGTCCTGCCGGAGTACTTTCCCAAGATTtttggcgccgacgaggatgagcccctggacgcggcgtcgacgcgatcggcgtTCGAGGCTGAGGCCCAAAAGATCAACCGGGAGCTGGGCCTCACGGGCACGGACCAGGAGATgagcgtcgaggaggtggcgctgGGATACGTCAAGGTTGCCAACGAGGCCATGTGCCGACCCATCCGCCAAATCACGGAGAGCAAAGGTTTCGACACGGCGTcgcacgtcctcgccgcgtttggCGGAGCCGGACCCCAGCACGCGTGCGCCATCGCCAGATCCCTCGGCATGTCCACGGTGTTTGTTCACAGGTTTTGCGGCATCCTGTCCGCGTACGGCATGGGATTGGCGGACGTGGTCGCCGAGACGCAGCGGCCGTTTGCGGGCTCGTACCCGATGATTGGCGGAGGAGTTAAAGGAGTTAACCCagcccccgcggacgcgagagccgccgcggacgaacTCGCCGAACGTTGCCTTTTGGAGCTCGTCTCGCAGGGTTTCGATCGCGAAGAAGAGTGCGAGTGCGAGGTTTTCCTCAACCTCAGGTACGAGGGCACGGATACGGCGATCATGGTCCCCGAGCCGGAGGATGGCGATTTCGCGAGGGCGTTTGGCGAGAGGTTCGAGCGGGAGTACGGCTTCAAGCTCGTCGGCCGGGACCTTCTCATagacgacgtgcgcgtgcgtGGGATTGGCAAGTCCACGTTGCTTCAGCGCGTGAAGATCCCTAATCTTAGCGAGGGGAAGTTCCCTGGGAATCTCCCGGACCCTGATTCCGTCGCGCGGGTGTACTTTGAGGGTGGATGGAGGGAGGCGCCGGTGTTCTTGTTGGAGCAGCTCGGAGCCGGCGCTTTGCTGGAGGGACCGTGCGTGGTCATGAACGGAACCGCGACGTGCATCATCGAGCCCGGctgcgtcgccgaggtgacCGAGTACGGCGACCTCAAGATTGCCGTGGATGTGGTCAAAGATGAGAAATCCAAAGACGACGAGAAATCCACCGAGGTGGTCCTCGACTCGTCCAAAAAGGACCAAAAAGACTCGTCCAAGAtccccgacgccgtgcagCTGTCCATCTTCAACAACCGGTTCATGGGCATCGCCGAGCAGATGGGTCGCACGCTGCAGCGCACCAGCGTCAGCACCAACATCAAGGAGCGTCTGGACTTTTCCTGCGCGTTGTTCGGCCCGGACGGGGGCCTGGTGGCGAACGCGCCTCACGTCCCGGTGCATCTAGGCGCGATGAGCGAGACGGTCCGATGGCAGCTGAAGCATTGGGCCGAGAACGGGGGACTCGACGAGGGGGACGTTCTGGTCACCAATCACCCGAGGGCGGGGGGCAGCCACCTCCCCGACATAACCGTCGTCACTCCGGTGTTTAGAAACGGCGAGCTCGTGTTCTTGGTCGCGTCCAGAGGTCACCACGCGGACGTGGGCGGGATCACCCCCGGATCCATGCCCCCGTTTTCCCGAACaatcgcggacgagggcgcggctATCGAGGCGTTCAAGCTCGTGCGCGGGGGAAcgtacgacgaggagggtATCACCGCCCTGCTCACGTCCCCGAGCACGGGTTCCCCCGGGACGCGCAAGCTGGCCGATAACCTGAGCGACCTGAACGCGCAGGTGGCAGCCAACCGGCGCGGCATCGGTTTGATCCAAGAGCTCATGGACGAGTGGGGGGAGCGGACGGTGACGGACTACATGGGCCACGTGCAGGAcaacgcggagctcgccgtgAGGGACATGCtcagggaggcggcggagcgacTCGCGTCCCGCTTTGGGACCGTGCCGGGTGACCCGAGCAAGGTTGCCCTAGCCGCCGAGGACAAGATGGACGACGGGAGCGTCGTGCGACTGACGCTCACGCTGGACCGgacggagggcggcgcggtgttTGATTTCACCGGaacgggcggcgaggttctcGGAAACtggaacgcgccgcccgcggtgacgtgcgcgGCCGTGATCTATTGCGTCAGGTGCCTCGTCAATCAGGAGATCCCGCTAAACCAGGGATGCCTGAAGCCCATCGAGATCATCATCCCGGAGGGGAGTTTCCTGTCGCcctcggagacggcggcggttgtGGGCGGCAACGTGCTCACCTCCCAGCGCGTCACCGACGtctgcctcgccgcgttcgaggcgtgCGCCAACTCGCAGGGGTGCATGAACAACCTCACCTTCGGCGATGACACCTTCGGGTACTACGAGaccatcgcgggcggcgcgggcgccgggcccGCATGGGACGGCGCATCCGGCGTGCAGTGCCACATGACAAACACCCGCATCACCGATCCGGAAATTCTGGAGCGAAGGTATCCGGTGGTGCTCAGGCGGTTCTCGCTGCGTCGCGGGTCGGGCGGTGCCGGCGAGCACGCGGggggcgatggcgtcgtgaGGGAGATCGAGTTCCTGAGGCCGGTGACGGTGTCGGTGCTGACGGAGCGGCGCGTgttcgcgccgaggggaatgaacggcggcgaggacggcttAATGGGACGCAACACGCTGatgcgcgccctcgacggcaaAGAGGTGAACCTGGGGAACAAGAACAGCGTGAAGGTTCGCGCGGGAGATCTGTTGaggatcgcgacgccgggaggaggcgggttCGGTGCCAAGCCCAAGGAGAAGTGA